The following DNA comes from Caulobacter mirabilis.
GGCATCCGCCTTGCGCGCGCAGTCCTCGATCAGGTCGAACGTGGCGTCCTGCCAAGCGATGCCGAGGTCGCGCGTAGGGCACATGAAGAGAAGCGGGGGAAGCGCCGTCAGCAAGGGCCCCGCGCGCCGCCGGTCGAGGCTGATCCCGCCCAGGACGAGCACGGCCTCATCGTGATCCCCCAGAAGATGGAGTCGGAAGGCGCGGCCGGTCGGAAACGCGGCGAAGCTGCCGCGCCGGATCGGCAACCTGGAGGGCGCGTCGTCGAGCTCGATCTGGGCTTCGCCCGCGCGATTGAACAGGAAGACGACATCATCCCCGGCGGGCTGGACGTGCCGCTGGTCGGCGCGCAGGACAACCTCCCGCAGCGAGATTTCCCCGACGCGCATCGCGGTCAGCAGAAGCACGAGTTGGTCGCTCAAGCGGGTCGACAACGGAGACAGGCGCCTGGGACAGAGGTCAGGGTTTGCCGATCTAGCATCCGCCTCCGGGTCTCCCAAGCCATGATCGATCACGCCGAAGTCTTGCCTGATCCCGCCGAACTGACTTTCGACGGTTGTCCCCGAACCGGAGCTCGGCTCTTCTGGCGGCCCGCGTTGGAGGACATATGAGTTCCGCGAAGATTGCCCTGCTGACGGCCTGCGTGATCGCGATCGTGGCGGCCGGCCCCGCCGCTGGCCAGAACGACACGGCGGCGACCCAGGCCGTGGAGGCCGTCGCCTACGACTACGTCGACGGTCAGCTTGAAGGAAACGTCGACCGGGTGCAGCGCGCGCTGCACCCCGACCTGGCCAAGCGGACGCCGCGCAAGGCCACGCCGTACGAGACGCTGGCCCTTGGCCGGATGACCGCCGACGAACTGATCAGCCTGACCCGCAAGGGCGCGCTCAAGACGCCGCGGGAACAGTGGCAGAGGTCCGTCACGGTCCTCGGGGTCGACCAGGACATCGCCACCGTCCGGGTCGAGACCCCCTGGTTCATCGACCACCTTCAGCTCGCGCGCCTCAATGACCGCTGGGTGATCGTGAACGCCCTTTGGCGTGGGAAGCCGCGGCCCGCGCAACCCTGACGCGGCGCGCCGCGGCTCATGGCGCGGAAGGCGCGGAGCCGGTTTCGACATTCAACGCCCCTCGCAGCGCCGCCTTCCAATCGGCGATGAACCGCGCGGAGATCCGCGCCTGCGGAACCATGGCGTCAAAGCCGTGGTAGGCGCCGGGGACAACCGACATCTCGACCGGCACGCCGGCCGCCATCAACCGCGCCGCGAAACTCATGGACTCCTGGGCGAACAGGTCCAGCGCGCCGACGCCGATCCAGGTGGGCGGCAGGCCGCCGAGATCGGCCGCGCGCGCGGGAACGGCTTCCACGGGGGCGCTGTCCATCACGGGCTCGCGCCCGAGCGCCGACGTCCAGCCGAAGGCGTTGGACCGCCAGTTCCAGATGAAGCGGCCGACATGGGCCGGCGGCGCCCGCAGCGCGGTGCGGTCGTCGAGCATCGGATAGCGCAGCAACTGGAAGCGGATCGGCAACTCGCCGCGATCACGGGCCCTCAGCGAGACCGCCGCCGCCAATCCGGCGCCGGCGCTTTCCCCCATCACGGCGATACGCCGCGGATCGACGCCGAGATCCGCGGCCGATCCATGCAGCCAGGCGAGCGCGGCGTAGGCGTCGTTCAGACCGGCCGGGAACGGATGCTCGGGCGCAAGGCGATAGTCGACCGACACCACCAGGACGCCCAGTTCGGCCGACAGCTGCTGCAGCTCGACGATCGCGACCTCGGGCTTGCCGACGACCAGTCCGCCGCCGTGGATATGAAGGATCGCCGGCTTGCCGGACCGGCCCGGCGCCGGATCGAGAACCACCACCCTCAGCTTCGGATTGCCTTCGCCGCCCTTGATGTATCGGTCCTTCGGCTGGACCGCCGGCCCGGACATCGCCGGCGGAAACAAGGCGCTCCGGACGGCCTGGAGGTTGTCCATGCCGAGATCGAGCGGCGGGATCTGCTCGAGGATGGGGCGGAGCTCGGGATCGACCAGGCGGATCGGATCGGCGGCGGCCGAGGGGATCGGCGGCGATGCGGCGGCCTCGGCCGGAACGCTGGTCGTGAGCATCGCGGCGGACAAGGAGGCGGACAGGGACATGACGAGTTTCCTACGATTAAGGCGCATGTGGGCTTCCTGGGTTTGTAAGGTCGGCTACCGGCTGGCTTTGCCGGGAAGCAGGACAAGGCCGGCGACCGCCGCCGCGAACAGGATCGCGGCCGCCGCGACGAAGGCGCCGGCGTGCGCGCCGAGAGGGTCGCCCCCGGCGGTCGCCGAGACGGCCAGGATCACGGCCAGGACGGATGCGCCGCCCATCTGCAAAGCGGTGTTGACCAGGCCCGAGATCATGCCTGCCTCGCCGGCCTTGGCCGATGAGGTGGCCGCTTCCGTCAGGCAGACGAAAGCCAATGACGAGCCGAAGCCGCCAATGGCGAGGGCGACGGCGGACGCGACGGCGAACGGCTCGGGCGCGGCTGGCAGCTGCGACAGCGCCAGCGCGGAGAGCGCCATCAGGACAAAGCCGAGCGAGGTTGTGAAGCGCGGCGCGAGACGGCCCATGACAACGGGGGCGAGGCGTGCGCCGAGGATCGAGGCAAGCGCCATGGGCAGGAACAGCAGCCCGGTCTCCAGGGCCCCCAGGCCGCGCGTCTGCTGGAAGTAGAGCGAGCCAAAGAACAGCATGATCAGCGGGCCGGCGGAGTGGACGAAGATCAGCGCGTTGCCGACCGCGATGGGACGAACGGCGAGCACTCTGAGGTCGAGCAACGGAGCCTTGCTGCGCAGCTCGATGACAACGAAGGCGACAAGCAGGCCGGCGGCGACCGCCAGCAGCGCCACGGTGAGCGGCGTCGGCGCGGCCAGCTCAGCGATCCCCAGCGTAAGCGCGCCGAATCCGAGGGTGGCCGTAACCGCTCCGGCCCAGTCCATGCCTCGGCCGGAGGCGGCGTCGGCTTCGCTCCGCCCCGGCGCGCGGATCGTCGCCCAGGCCATGACAAGGCCGAGCGGAACGTTGATCAGCAGTACGGACGACCAGCCGAGATAGTGGGTGAGGACGCCGCCCAGCAGCGTGCCCGAGGCGACGCCCGCCGTCGCTGAGGATGCGAACAGGCCGAGCGCCCGGAGCCGCGACGGGCCGGCGGGAAAGTACAGGGTCAGCAGCGCCAGCGCGTTGGCGGCCAGCATGGCCGCTCCCACGCCCTGCAAGGCTCTGGCGACAATCAGCATGGCCATCGACGGGCTGAAAGCGCCGATGAGCGATGAGAGCGCGAAAACGACGGCGCCGGCGGCGAAGACACGGCGGTGGCCGAGACGGTCCCCCGCCCTGCCCGCCAGCAGCAGCAGCCCGCCGAAAGCCAGCGCATAGGCGTTGAAGACCCATTGCAGGTCGCGTTCGCTGGCCCCGAAGGCCTGCGCCAGCGCCGGGCCGGCGACCATCAGGACCACGGCGTCGATGACCACCAGGAACTGGGCGCCGCAGATGATCGCGAGCATCCGTCGTGCGGACGGCGTCGGCGCGCCCGCTTCGAATGGAGCGTGTGAAGAAGAGGTCTGGTTCATGAGGGAACGATGAATTATCCCCTCAAGGCAGAGAATTCATCGAGTTTGGAATCACTATCCATAATGATAGATAATCGAAGCAAGATCGGCCCGACCGTCGACCGCCTCCCTCCCGTCGAGGCCGTCGTCATCTTCACGCGCGTCGCGGAGACCGGCAGCTTCACCGCCGCAGCGCGGGCCATGGGCGTTCCGCTCGCCACCGTCAGCAAGCGGGTGGCTGAGCTGGAGGACCACCTGGGCGTTCGGCTGATCGCGCGGACGACGCGACGCTCTTCGCTGACCGAGCCCGGCCAGCGCTTCCTGATCCACGGCCGGTTGATCGTCGACGCCCTGCAGCGGGCGACCGACGAGGCGGCCCATGCGGCGGCCGAGCCTTCCGGGCGGCTCAGGCTGACCCTGTCGTCGGTTCTGGTCGAAGCGGGCCTTGGCGCGATCGTGGCGCGGATTGCGGCCGCCAACCCCAAGCTGCGTTGCGAGATCGACGTCTCCGATCGCTACGTCGACCTGGTCGCCGAGGGCTATGACCTCGCCGTCCGCGTCGGACAACTCAAGGACTCCTCGCTGATCCGTCGCAGGATCGGCAGCACGGAAGCCTCCATGTTCGCCGCCCCGTCCCTGATCGCCAGGCTCGGCATGCCGTCAGGCCCGGGCGATCTCACCGGCTACCCGCTGATCGGAGAACAGATCGCGCCGGGCGAAAACCAGATCTGGACACTGCAGCGGCAAGCCCAGAAGCCGATGAAGCTGACGTTCAAGCCGCGCCTGTCAGCCAACAGCGTCCGCGCCATCGCCGACGCCATTGAAGCCGGCCTTGGTGTCGGCCGCCTGCCGACCTTCGTGGGCCGCAGGATGGTCGCCGAGGGCACCGCCGTCCAGGTTCTGCCGGACTGGGCCGGCCCTACCCTGGACATCTCGCTGGTCCACGCCGCCAATCGCGGCGTGCTTCCGGGCGTACGCCTTCTGATCGACGCCTTCACGCGCGAGGCGGGAGCCCTGTTCTAGGCCGGGCGCGCCGCCCCGCGAACCGCCGAAGGAGCCTAGCCTCGGAGGCGGTCGACAACCGCCGACGCGAACAAGGCCGTGCCGCCGCGACCGCCGACGTCCGGCGTCCGGACCTCGGGATCGGCCAAGGCCGCGTCGACCGCCCGTTCCATCCGCGTCGCGGCCTCGGAGAGGCGCTCGTCGCCATCGCGGCGGCCTCGCCAGTCCAGCAGCATGGCGCTCGACAGGATCAGGGACGCCGGGTTGGCCTTGCCGGTCCGCGCGATATCTGGCGCCGAACCATGCTGCGCCTGGGCCACGCAGATGTCCTCGCCCAGGTTGATCGAGCCGCCCAGCCCCAGCCCCCCCGAAAGCTCCGACGCCGCGTCGGAGAGGATGTCGCCGAACATGTTGGTGGTGACCATGACGTCGAAACGCATGGGATCACGCACCAGCAGCGCCGCGGCGGCGTCCACGATGATCTCGTTCAGCGCCACTTCGGGATACTCGGCGGCGACGGCGCGCACCTCCCGCAGAAACAGGCCGTCGCTCATCTTGAGCACGTTGGCCTTGTGGACCGCAGTGACCGTGCGGCGGCGGCCAAGCGCCAGTCGGAAGGCCGCGTGCGCGACGCGACGGCAGGCCGCTGCGGTGATCTTGCGAACAGACAGAGCGGTGTTCGGATCCGTCATGAACTCCGGCACGCCGGCGTACATGTTGCGGTCGGCATAGAACCCCTCGGTCGCCTCGCGCACGATGATCAGATCCATGGGCCGGCCGACGCTCGGCAAGCCCTCGCGCGTACGGCACGGTCGGATGTTGGCGCCGAGGCCGAACCGCGACCGCAACGCGCCGGACGGGTTTATCCCGCCTTGTTCCACCGGCGGGTACTCGTAGTGGGATACGGGCCCCAGGATGACGCCGTCCACCGCCGCCGCCCGCGCCAGCACCGCGTCGGGAAGGGTCGTGCCCTGGCGGGCCAGACTGGACAGGCCGATATCGGCGAGCTCGACCTCGAGGCCCAGCGACATCGACTGGTCGACGGCGTCCAGGACTTCGAGCGTCGCGGCCGTGATCTCGGGACCGATGCCGTCGCCAGGCAGAACCAGAATCCTCATCCACGCTCTCCCTGACGACGGTCGGTCCGGTAGAAGCGCGCGCTTCAGAAGCGCGCCTTGACGCCCACGAAGAAGGTGCGGCCGATGATGTCGTAGGTCGCGGAGTCGGTCGTCAGAGGCTGGCCGCTGACGAAGGGGGGCTCCTCGTTGGTCAGGTTGGTGAAGCCCGCGGTCAGGTCATAGCGCCCGGAGATGCGGAGGGCCGCATTGAGGTCGAAGTAGTTGTACGCCGGGACGCCGGGAGTCGACGACGCCGGGTTGGCCACCTTGTCCTGGTGGATCATCTCGCCGATGTAGCGCCAGGTCGCCGTCACCGTGAACGGGCCGTTGGCGTAGCCGACCGACGTGTTGGCCTTCCAGGTCGGATGCGCGATCTGCGGGCTGACCGACGAGTTGCCGATACTGCCGGCGTAGTCGAGCACCGGCGAGCCGGGCAGCGAGGCCACTTCGAACCCGAGCAGGTGCGTCACCACCGTGTTGATCCGGACCGAACCCCAGTTTTCCGGCAGCCCAAGAGCCTCCAGGGCAAAACCCCACTCGACCTGGGCGTCGATGCCGTCGGTTTCATAGGTGGCGATGTTCAGCGCCCCTTCGCGGGCGAACGAGATCGCCCCGGAGTTGGTGTCGCGCACGAACTGCTGACAGAAGACGTTGTCCTTGGAGTAGGTCGGGTTGCTGACGCCGTCGCTGTTGAAGCAGCGCGGGATGATGGTGGTCAGCGACAGGTTGCCGATCGCGTCGGTGATGCTGATCTTGTAGTAGTCGATGGACATGTTCAGCGTACTGAACAGCGGATGGCTGAAGCTCGGCTTGTAGACCGCGCCGATCGTGAAGCTGTCTGCGTTTTCCGGGGTCAGATTGGGGTTGCCGCCGGACGACCCGAATACGGTGTCGTTGGTGTAGACGAAGGTCGGGTAGATGGCCGACGGAACCCCCTGCGCCAGGCAGAGAGCCTGGACCTGCGATGCGGCCGCGCCGGTGCGATAGACGCTCCGGCTGTCGCAAGGATCGCCGGCGGTCGGCGGCGCGCCGATCGCGTTGCTGCCCGTGATCGTCGGCGCGAAAAGCTCGCCCAGACTGGGCGCGCGGATGGAGCGCTGGAAGCCGCCTCGGATCAGGAGGTTCCCGATCGGCTCGTAGGTGACGTCCGCCTTGTAGG
Coding sequences within:
- a CDS encoding AraC family transcriptional regulator, with protein sequence MIDHGLGDPEADARSANPDLCPRRLSPLSTRLSDQLVLLLTAMRVGEISLREVVLRADQRHVQPAGDDVVFLFNRAGEAQIELDDAPSRLPIRRGSFAAFPTGRAFRLHLLGDHDEAVLVLGGISLDRRRAGPLLTALPPLLFMCPTRDLGIAWQDATFDLIEDCARKADAGSRAIVQRLLETLFAITVQRALATEAEDRQRVRARSPTIGKALVLLQDRPGETWSVARLAEAVAMSTSTFARTFTALVGEPPMVHLTRLRMERAAQALTATDATLGEIAHQLGYRSDAAFARAFNRFHGRWPSAFRLGA
- a CDS encoding nuclear transport factor 2 family protein; protein product: MSSAKIALLTACVIAIVAAGPAAGQNDTAATQAVEAVAYDYVDGQLEGNVDRVQRALHPDLAKRTPRKATPYETLALGRMTADELISLTRKGALKTPREQWQRSVTVLGVDQDIATVRVETPWFIDHLQLARLNDRWVIVNALWRGKPRPAQP
- a CDS encoding alpha/beta hydrolase, which translates into the protein MSLSASLSAAMLTTSVPAEAAASPPIPSAAADPIRLVDPELRPILEQIPPLDLGMDNLQAVRSALFPPAMSGPAVQPKDRYIKGGEGNPKLRVVVLDPAPGRSGKPAILHIHGGGLVVGKPEVAIVELQQLSAELGVLVVSVDYRLAPEHPFPAGLNDAYAALAWLHGSAADLGVDPRRIAVMGESAGAGLAAAVSLRARDRGELPIRFQLLRYPMLDDRTALRAPPAHVGRFIWNWRSNAFGWTSALGREPVMDSAPVEAVPARAADLGGLPPTWIGVGALDLFAQESMSFAARLMAAGVPVEMSVVPGAYHGFDAMVPQARISARFIADWKAALRGALNVETGSAPSAP
- a CDS encoding MFS transporter, coding for MLAIICGAQFLVVIDAVVLMVAGPALAQAFGASERDLQWVFNAYALAFGGLLLLAGRAGDRLGHRRVFAAGAVVFALSSLIGAFSPSMAMLIVARALQGVGAAMLAANALALLTLYFPAGPSRLRALGLFASSATAGVASGTLLGGVLTHYLGWSSVLLINVPLGLVMAWATIRAPGRSEADAASGRGMDWAGAVTATLGFGALTLGIAELAAPTPLTVALLAVAAGLLVAFVVIELRSKAPLLDLRVLAVRPIAVGNALIFVHSAGPLIMLFFGSLYFQQTRGLGALETGLLFLPMALASILGARLAPVVMGRLAPRFTTSLGFVLMALSALALSQLPAAPEPFAVASAVALAIGGFGSSLAFVCLTEAATSSAKAGEAGMISGLVNTALQMGGASVLAVILAVSATAGGDPLGAHAGAFVAAAAILFAAAVAGLVLLPGKASR
- a CDS encoding LysR family transcriptional regulator, with the translated sequence MIDNRSKIGPTVDRLPPVEAVVIFTRVAETGSFTAAARAMGVPLATVSKRVAELEDHLGVRLIARTTRRSSLTEPGQRFLIHGRLIVDALQRATDEAAHAAAEPSGRLRLTLSSVLVEAGLGAIVARIAAANPKLRCEIDVSDRYVDLVAEGYDLAVRVGQLKDSSLIRRRIGSTEASMFAAPSLIARLGMPSGPGDLTGYPLIGEQIAPGENQIWTLQRQAQKPMKLTFKPRLSANSVRAIADAIEAGLGVGRLPTFVGRRMVAEGTAVQVLPDWAGPTLDISLVHAANRGVLPGVRLLIDAFTREAGALF
- a CDS encoding isocitrate/isopropylmalate dehydrogenase family protein, with protein sequence MRILVLPGDGIGPEITAATLEVLDAVDQSMSLGLEVELADIGLSSLARQGTTLPDAVLARAAAVDGVILGPVSHYEYPPVEQGGINPSGALRSRFGLGANIRPCRTREGLPSVGRPMDLIIVREATEGFYADRNMYAGVPEFMTDPNTALSVRKITAAACRRVAHAAFRLALGRRRTVTAVHKANVLKMSDGLFLREVRAVAAEYPEVALNEIIVDAAAALLVRDPMRFDVMVTTNMFGDILSDAASELSGGLGLGGSINLGEDICVAQAQHGSAPDIARTGKANPASLILSSAMLLDWRGRRDGDERLSEAATRMERAVDAALADPEVRTPDVGGRGGTALFASAVVDRLRG